Part of the Natrinema caseinilyticum genome is shown below.
TCTAATTCAGCCGTCGTTCGGAATCGAGAGACCGTCTCCCAACCCGTATCGGACCCCTCGCTCGATGTGAATTAATTCTGTTCGTACTTATGTTTTTGTAAACAAAGTTCGCCCGGAGAATATAAATGGAAGGGGGCCGATGAGACGAATAATGTCACACTCTGATGGGACCCTTCAGAAACCGACCATCGGCGAGAGGGTCGAGTTAGATGTCGAAAATATGGGCGGTATCGACGCGTGTTCCGTCGAATTCCAGAGAGGGGTCACTCTGCTCACCGGGAGAAACGCGACCAACAGAACGAGCCTTCTCCGAGCGGTCAGCGGGATTCTCGGAGGAACGAACGCCACGCTCAAAAGCGACGCGGACGAAGGTCGCGTCACGCTCACCGTCGGCGACAGGGAGTACACCCGTCGGTACAATCGAACAGCGACCGGCGTTCAGGTGACGGGAGAACCGTACGAGCAGAACAGCGAACTCATCGATCTCTTCATCTCGCTTCTCGAGAACAATCCGGCCAGACTGGCAGTCGAGCGCGGCGACGACCTCCGGGAACTCATCATGCGCCCGGTGGACACGACCGAAATCGAGCGACGTATCGACCGGCTGCAAGACGAACGCGAGAAAATCAGCGCGGAGTTAGATCGCATCGAACAGCAGTCGAAACGGCTCCCGAAACTCGAGGAACAGCGACAAACACTTTCAGCGGAGCTCGAATCGCTCGAAGATGAGATCGAAACACTCCGTGCGGAAGTCACTAAATACGAGGCCGACGCCGAAATGGCCGAAGAGGCCGAGGAACTCGTCGATACGCTCGACGAGCGGCGAAAAGAACGAAGCGAAATCGAAGATCAGATCGATCTGGTGTCGGCCGAAATAGACGCGCTCGAAGGACAGCCAGCGGAACTGCGCGACGAGCGCGACAACCTGTCCGAATACACGGAGGCGGATCTGGAATCAGTTCGAGAGAAACTCCGATCGGTCCGAAACCGGAAGCGCGAACTCGAGAACACGGCATCTGATCTCTCTGCGATCGTCGAATTCAACGAGGACATCCTCTCCGACAGCATCTCGAATTTACCCGAAGAAACCACCGACAACGATCCGGTGACGGAACTCGCCCCCGAATCGGACCAGGAGGTAACCTGCTGGACCTGCGGCAACCGAGCGGAACGGGGGGCGATCGCGGATCGACTGGAGAAACTGCGGTCAGTCGTAACAGAAAAGAGAAACGAATCGTCCAACCTCGAGTCGCAGATTAGCGAGTTGGAGAGCGAACAGGAAGAGATTCGAGAAGCGATCGACGAGCGAGAACGGCTCGAAGCCGAGATTGACGAGGTAGAACGCAAACTCGAATCCAAAAAGGAACGCAAGGCGTCCCTCGAGTCGAAAGCGGCCGACGTGCGAGAAGACATCAGCGAACTCGAAACGGACGTCGCGGAAACCGAAGAGTTGCGCGACAGCGGCCTGATGGAGACCTACGAGCGAATCAGCGAATTACAGTACGAGCAAGGCCAGAAGCAACAGGAACTCGCGTCCGTCGAAGACGAAATCGAAGAGATCGAATCGTTACCGGACAAGTCCGATCTGCAGACCCAACTCGACGAAGTTCGCCAGGAACTCAATCGCGAGCGCGGACGAGTGGTGGAACTCGAATCCGACTCCGTCTCGAAATTCAACGAGCACATGGACGAAGTGCTCGAGATACTCAGTTATCGGAACATATCACGGGTTTGGATCGAGCGGAAAGAGACCGAGACGAGCGGTCACGAGAACACGACGTTCGATCTTCACCTCGTTCGAGAATCCGGAACGGGATCGGTATACGAGGACACGGTAGAAAATCTCAGCGAAAGCGAGCGAGAAGTGATCGGCCTGATAGTCGCACTCGCCGGTTTTCTCGTTCACGAAGTGTATCGAGAAGTGCCGTTCATGCTACTCGACTCGTTAGAAGCGATCGACTCCGAGCGCATCGCTGATCTCATCGAGTACTTTTCCGAGTACTCGCCATACCTCGTCGTCGCGTTGCTCCCGGAAGACGCCTCCGGCATTACGGAGCGCTATACGAGGATAACGGCTGACGAACTGAGCTAACGGATTCGCGTGCGAGCGCGAATTCGGAGTGGGAGAGAAAGAGGAGTCTTCCGGATACGCGAACGATCCGTTACGGTTCGGCGAGAAGGCCCGTGCGGTTCGAGAGAGGGGCGCAGATTCTCCACCGACGATCGGCGACGCGAGACTATCTCGGTTTACGCTGTTCGAGGACCGACATCCCTGATGATCCGGTATTGCCGGACGCATCGTCGATACCCACGGCCCCCGGGGCGATCCAATATCGGGGTAATCGGTGGAACTACCGGGACAAAATTGCCCATATTAAAATAAATTCGGACAGTTCCTGTATTATATGGCGAGATAGTGCGCCTATCGTTACGAAAATGCACGTATCCTCCCGGAATCAGACTCCGAACTGGTCAGAGAGCGATACCGGTCTGCGTCCGGCAATGCCGGAACACTTTCGTGCGATGAGGTGCATTGGGAAGACATGACGCGGGATCTCCCGATCAAATCCCTCCGCACGGCCTTCGCGATCGTCGAGGAACTCGTCGACCGAAACGGTGCAGGCGTTTCGGAACTGGCCACGGCGATGGACCGTCCGAAGAGCACGATTTACGATCACCTCGTGACGCTTCACGAACTCGGGTATCTCGTCGAGCGGGACGAAACGTACTACGTCAGTTCGAATTTTCTCCGAATCGGTGACCTCAATCGTCAAAGTAAGGAAATTTATCAGGCGAGCAGCGAAGAACTCGAGCGGCTAGCTGCGGAGACGGGCGAGCATGCGAGCCTGACGATCGAAGAACACGGGAAGGCGGTCATCATCGCGACCGAGGAAGGAGACGAAGCGATTCCCGTAAAGACCTACAGCGGAATCGTCATGGACATGCATACGTCGGCGCCGGGGAAAGCGATTCTCGCCTTCATGGACGAAGACGAGGTGTCCGACATTATCGACCGGAACGGGCTGACGAAACGGACCGAGAATACGATACACAACCGAGACGAGCTCCGTGAGGAACTCGCGTGGATACGAGAACACAATTACGCCCTCGACGACGAGGAGCGGCTTACGGGGATGCGTTCAGTTGCGGCTCCGGTGATCGACCGGGACGACCGCGTCAGGGGGTCGCTCACTATCTACGGGCCGACGAACCGGATCAACGATCAGCTCTTTCGCGAGGAGTTTCCGGAACTCCTGATGCGATCCGGAAACATCGTCGAAGTGTTGATGAACTACGATTAACTCTCCGGCACGTCGACTGCGGCCGGGTCCGTCAGCCCGTTGGAATCGGCAGGCGACTCGAGACTCGGAGTTGATACCTGTAACCCGGCATCGGAACCTGTAACCGGGTTCAGCTCCCTCGACTTCGGAATCCCTCACAGCCGTGATACCCGTCCGTGGGGTCGGGTATCCGCGGTCCAGGATAGCGGACGGAGCGAACGGCACAGATAGAGAACAGTTAGAGAACAGTTCCACGATCAGGAATCGGCGACGATTTCGGCCCATCCCTCGTCGTATTCGGCGAAATAGTTGAAGTCGGCGACGATTTCGGCGAACAACCACTCGTCGTCGACGAGCCGATATTCGTCGTGGTAAATGCCCTGTATCCACCCCGCCGATCCGTCTCGGAACGTACACGGAACCTCGAAATACCACGTGCCGGTCGCGGTCTCGCCGTCGATTTCGATGAGCGGATTGTGGACCATATGGGCCAGAAACGGATGTTCCGCTCCGACGACGTTCTCGGCGAAGTCGCGGACCGCGACACGCCCGTCGTACGTCCCGGTCGGGCCGAAGTCCAGATGCGCGTCCTCGGTGAACAGATCGGCGAACCCGTCCCAGTCGCGGGAGTCGATCCGGTAACAGTACGCCGCACGAAGTTCGGTAATCGATTCTCGGTGCTCCAGTCGGGTGAGTCGTTCGTCTATGCTCATAGTCGGGGAAGTGATCGAATGGCAGTTTCGATGTCGTCGCCGTCCGGGACGACTGCGTCCGCGAGCGGTGGCGAAAACGGAATCGGCGTATCGTCGACGCCGACTACTTCGATCGGCGCTTCCAGGTGATAGAACGCTTCCGATTCGATTCGCTTCGCAATGTACGCGCCCGGACCGTTTTGAATCACTGACTCGTCTGCGACGACGACGCGACCGGTCTTTCTCGCGCTCTCGGCGAGCGTCTCGACGTCCAGTGGCTTGACCGTCCGCGGGTTCACGACCTC
Proteins encoded:
- a CDS encoding archaea-specific SMC-related protein; its protein translation is MSHSDGTLQKPTIGERVELDVENMGGIDACSVEFQRGVTLLTGRNATNRTSLLRAVSGILGGTNATLKSDADEGRVTLTVGDREYTRRYNRTATGVQVTGEPYEQNSELIDLFISLLENNPARLAVERGDDLRELIMRPVDTTEIERRIDRLQDEREKISAELDRIEQQSKRLPKLEEQRQTLSAELESLEDEIETLRAEVTKYEADAEMAEEAEELVDTLDERRKERSEIEDQIDLVSAEIDALEGQPAELRDERDNLSEYTEADLESVREKLRSVRNRKRELENTASDLSAIVEFNEDILSDSISNLPEETTDNDPVTELAPESDQEVTCWTCGNRAERGAIADRLEKLRSVVTEKRNESSNLESQISELESEQEEIREAIDERERLEAEIDEVERKLESKKERKASLESKAADVREDISELETDVAETEELRDSGLMETYERISELQYEQGQKQQELASVEDEIEEIESLPDKSDLQTQLDEVRQELNRERGRVVELESDSVSKFNEHMDEVLEILSYRNISRVWIERKETETSGHENTTFDLHLVRESGTGSVYEDTVENLSESEREVIGLIVALAGFLVHEVYREVPFMLLDSLEAIDSERIADLIEYFSEYSPYLVVALLPEDASGITERYTRITADELS
- a CDS encoding IclR family transcriptional regulator, with protein sequence MTRDLPIKSLRTAFAIVEELVDRNGAGVSELATAMDRPKSTIYDHLVTLHELGYLVERDETYYVSSNFLRIGDLNRQSKEIYQASSEELERLAAETGEHASLTIEEHGKAVIIATEEGDEAIPVKTYSGIVMDMHTSAPGKAILAFMDEDEVSDIIDRNGLTKRTENTIHNRDELREELAWIREHNYALDDEERLTGMRSVAAPVIDRDDRVRGSLTIYGPTNRINDQLFREEFPELLMRSGNIVEVLMNYD
- a CDS encoding nuclear transport factor 2 family protein codes for the protein MSIDERLTRLEHRESITELRAAYCYRIDSRDWDGFADLFTEDAHLDFGPTGTYDGRVAVRDFAENVVGAEHPFLAHMVHNPLIEIDGETATGTWYFEVPCTFRDGSAGWIQGIYHDEYRLVDDEWLFAEIVADFNYFAEYDEGWAEIVADS